Genomic segment of Sphingopyxis sp. QXT-31:
GCCATGCTTTCTTCCATCCACCTGCCTCACTCGGGCGGAAAGGGCTGGCGCTTGCCGTCCGATTTGTGGACGACGCCGCGTCGCATCACGAAATCGACCTTTTCCAATCGGGTCACGTCGGTCAGCGGATTGCCGCTGACGGCGATGATGTCCGCCTCGCGACCGGGCAGGATCGCACCGATGGGGCGGCCCAGTTCGGCCGCATTGTCGAGCGTGGCCGCCTTGATCGCCTCGGCCGGGGTCATCCCGGCCTTGACCATCAGCGCAAACTCCTTGGCATTATCGCCGTGCGGCGCGACGCCCGAATCGGTGCCGAACAGGACGCGGACATTGCCTTTGATGGCGCGCGCCATGCTCGCCGCATGGGCCGCCGCGGCTTCCTCGGCCTTCGCCAGTTGCGGACCCGGCGCGTCGCCGCGCCTTGCCTGGTCCAGCGCGGCGATCGGCGCGACCGCGGTGGGCACGAGCGCCGCGTTCGAGACCTTGAACAGCCTGACGGTCTCGTCGTCGATGAAGCTGCCATGCTCGATCGAATCGACCCCGGCACGCAGCGCGGCGTCGATTCCTTCCTTGCCATGGGCATGGGCGGTCACCTTGCGGCCGAAGCTGTGCGCGGTGTCGATGACCGATTTCATCTCCGCATCGGACATCTGCTTTCCCAGTCCGCCCGCGACATTGGAACGGACCCCGCCGGTCGCGGCGAACTTGATCACCTCGGCGCCGATCGAAATCTGGGCGCGGACGGCGCTGGCGCAGCTGTCGGGTCCGTCGCAGATGTTGGTCCGCTCGGCCGCCACCGCGTGGGTCAGGGTACGATTCAGCCCGTTGACCCCGCCATGGCCGCCGGTCACCGAAATCATCGTCCCCGCGGGGATGATAGTGGGTCCGACGATCACGCCATTGTTGATCGCGTCGCGCAGCGTCGTCGTGGTCCGCCCATCGCCGCCCAGATCGCGCACCGTCGTAAAGCCCGCCTCCAGGGTGCGGCGCGCGTTCCCTTGGGCGATGACGAATACATCCTCGACGTCGCGCCCGGAGCTTTCGAGGCGGCTGCGCAGCAGATTGTCGTCGCTGGAGATATGGACGTGCATGTCGATCAAGCCAGGCAGGACGAAGCCGGTCTTCAGATCGATCGTCCGCGCTCCCGCTTCGGGTGCGACATAGCCGTCGCGCACTTCGGCGATTTTCCCATCGCGGACGATGATCGTCGACGGTCCGCGCGGCTCGCGTCCCGGCTGGTCGAGCAAGCGCCCGGCGTGGATGTAGGTCGAGCCCGGCTGCGCAGCCAGCGGCGTACTCGCCATAAGCCCCGACCCAAGCATCGCCGCGACCAATATCATGCGCATCGCCTATCCTCCCCGTTCAACTGCATCATATGATGTGTCCGACGGTCATGTCCGCAAAGCCGTGCGGGAGCAAGGTCAGGGATGCGGGTTCTTCGCCATGCTTTCTTCCATCCGCGCGAGCTGGTCGGGGGTCGCGGCGGTGTGGTGCAGCGCCTTCCATTCGGCGGTGGGCATGCCGTGGACGATCGCGCGGCCCGCTTCCTTGTCCATGCCGCCGGCTTCGGCGATCCAGTCGCCGAGGCAATTGCGGCAGAAGCCCGCGAGTCCCATCAGGTCGATGTTCGCCGCGTCGCTGCGGTGCTGGAGCAGGCGGACGAGGCGGCGGAAGGCGGCGGCCGCGGCGGCATCGTCGAGCGTGTCGAGGCTGTCGGTTCCGGTTGCACTGTCTTCGCTGCAGGACATGGCGGCTTTCCTTCGGGTGAGGGGATGAATAGCTATACGCGGCTTGCCTTGGCCCGGCCAACGCGCCTAGGCAAGCCACCCCAGCCTTTCAATTGTCGGAGCCTCTTGTGGTCCAGAGTTTTACGCCCCGCCAGCGCAAGGTGCGCATCCTGGCGACGCTTGGCCCTGCGAGCGCGAACCCCGATATGATCGCGGCGCTGCACCGCGCGGGCGCCGATGCCTTTCGCGTCAATATGAGCCATGGCGACCATGCGGGACATGCGAAGGTCATCGCGGCGATCCGCGCGCTCGAGAAGGATACCGGGCGGCCGACGACGATCCTCGTCGACCTGCAGGGGCCGAAGCTGCGCGTCGGGGCCTTTGCAAATGGGCCGGTCGAGCTGATCAAGGGCAAGGCCTTCGCACTCGATGCCGACAAGGCGGCGGGCGACGCGAGCCGCGTGCACTTGCCACACCCCGAATTGTTCGCGGCGCTCGAGCCCGGCACGCGCCTCCTGATCGACGACGGCAAGCTGGTGCTGCGCGTGCAGAGCGTGTCGCCGACGCGGATCGACACGATCGTCGAGGTCGGCGGCAAGATTTCGGACCGCAAGGGGGTCAATGTCCCCGACGTCGTCGTCCCGCTCGCGGCGCTGACCGAGAAGGACCGCAAGGACCTGACCTTCGCGCTCGAGCAGGGCGTCGACTGGATCGCGCTGTCGTTCGTCCAGCGGCCCGAGGACGTCGCCGAGGCGCGGCGGCTGATCGGCGGCAAGGCGGCGCTGCTCGTGAAGTTCGAGAAGCCGTCGGGCGTCCAGCGGATCGAGGAGATCCTCGAACTCGCCGACGCGGCGATGGTCGCGCGCGGCGACCTGGGGGTCGAGCTTCCCCCCGAGGCGGTGCCGCCGCTCCAGAAGCGTATCGTCGCGACGGCGCGGCGGATGGGCAAACCGGTGGTCGTCGCGACGCAGATGCTCGAATCGATGATCGTCTCGCCCTCGCCGACGCGCGCCGAGGTCAGCGACGTCGCGACCGCGGTCTACGACGGCGCCGACGCGATCATGCTGTCGGCCGAGACCGCGGCGGGCGCCTGGCCGGTCGAGGCGGTGACGATGATGGATTCGATCGCGCGCTCGGTCGAGGGCGACCCCGATTATTTCCGCCGCCTGCACTTCACCGAAACGACGCCGGACGCGACCACCGCCGACGCGCTGTCCGAGGCGGCGGGCGACATCACCCGCACCATCGCCGCCGACGCGATCATCTGTTTCACCTTTTCGGGATCGACCGCGCGCCGCGTCGCGCGCGAGCGGCCGAACGCGCCTTTGCTGGTGCTGACGCCCAAGAAAGAGGCGGCGCGGCGCATGGGACTCTTGTGGGGCGCGCACGCCGTATCGACGCGGGACATCGGCAGCTTCGAGGAGATGATCGCCAAGGGCAAGCGCATGGCACTGCGCCACGGCATCGGCAAGGCGGGGTCGAAGCTCGTCATGATGGCCGGGGTCCCCTTCGGCACGCCGGGGTCGACCAATGTGCTCCACGTCGCGACGCTGACCGGCGACGAATTGCGCGGTTATGGTGGATGATTGATTCAGTCCGGCACAGGTCGCGGGCCCTGCATTAATTTTTTTGCGGCCGATAGTCGTCGCGGCGGCTTATATTGGTAAATCCTCTTTGCACCATCGGCGCGGCGCGGCATAACCCGAGCAGTCAACGCGTCGGGGGGCCTTGCGTCGGGGTCCGCTGCGCCGCTTCGGAGATTTGCCCCGCGTGTCCGCACCCTTCCGATTCCCGCGCTTCTTCGTCACCAGCCCGGCGCCCTGCCCCTATCTGGCGGGCAAGACCGAACGCAAGGTGTTCACCGAACTCAGCGGCCATAATGCCGGCGAACTCAACGACGCGCTGGGCCGCATCGGTTTCCGCCGCAGCCAGTCGGTCGCCTATCGCCCGAGCTGCGCCGACTGCACCGCCTGCGTCTCAGTGCGCGTGTGCACCGGCGAATTCAGTCCGAACAATTCGCAGAAGCGCAACCTCCGCCGCAACGGCGACATCGTCGCGACCGCCTGCAAACCCTGGGCGACCGAGGAACAATATGCGCTCCT
This window contains:
- a CDS encoding DUF1244 domain-containing protein; its protein translation is MSCSEDSATGTDSLDTLDDAAAAAAFRRLVRLLQHRSDAANIDLMGLAGFCRNCLGDWIAEAGGMDKEAGRAIVHGMPTAEWKALHHTAATPDQLARMEESMAKNPHP
- the pyk gene encoding pyruvate kinase, whose amino-acid sequence is MVQSFTPRQRKVRILATLGPASANPDMIAALHRAGADAFRVNMSHGDHAGHAKVIAAIRALEKDTGRPTTILVDLQGPKLRVGAFANGPVELIKGKAFALDADKAAGDASRVHLPHPELFAALEPGTRLLIDDGKLVLRVQSVSPTRIDTIVEVGGKISDRKGVNVPDVVVPLAALTEKDRKDLTFALEQGVDWIALSFVQRPEDVAEARRLIGGKAALLVKFEKPSGVQRIEEILELADAAMVARGDLGVELPPEAVPPLQKRIVATARRMGKPVVVATQMLESMIVSPSPTRAEVSDVATAVYDGADAIMLSAETAAGAWPVEAVTMMDSIARSVEGDPDYFRRLHFTETTPDATTADALSEAAGDITRTIAADAIICFTFSGSTARRVARERPNAPLLVLTPKKEAARRMGLLWGAHAVSTRDIGSFEEMIAKGKRMALRHGIGKAGSKLVMMAGVPFGTPGSTNVLHVATLTGDELRGYGG
- a CDS encoding metal-dependent hydrolase family protein → MRMILVAAMLGSGLMASTPLAAQPGSTYIHAGRLLDQPGREPRGPSTIIVRDGKIAEVRDGYVAPEAGARTIDLKTGFVLPGLIDMHVHISSDDNLLRSRLESSGRDVEDVFVIAQGNARRTLEAGFTTVRDLGGDGRTTTTLRDAINNGVIVGPTIIPAGTMISVTGGHGGVNGLNRTLTHAVAAERTNICDGPDSCASAVRAQISIGAEVIKFAATGGVRSNVAGGLGKQMSDAEMKSVIDTAHSFGRKVTAHAHGKEGIDAALRAGVDSIEHGSFIDDETVRLFKVSNAALVPTAVAPIAALDQARRGDAPGPQLAKAEEAAAAHAASMARAIKGNVRVLFGTDSGVAPHGDNAKEFALMVKAGMTPAEAIKAATLDNAAELGRPIGAILPGREADIIAVSGNPLTDVTRLEKVDFVMRRGVVHKSDGKRQPFPPE